A region of the Fibrobacter sp. genome:
CAAGACATAGGGAATAAGCTGTACCAGGTTGTAGTCTGCGGCGTCGACCGCATGGGCATCGGTGGCGAAGGAGATTGCCGCAATAATCACGATGGCTGCAATTGCCGCGGGAAGGGCTATCCCGAAGTTCACCTTGAATTTTTCCCTCATGGCGACGCCCTGTGTGGAAGTTGCTGCAATGGTGGTGTCAGAGATAAACGAAAGGTTGTCGCCGAACATGGCGCCTCCAATGACGGAAGCCACACAGAAGGGAATGCCGAATCCTGCGGCCCCCGCAACCTCAATGGCAATAGGCGTTACAACCGCAATAGTGCCTACAGATGTTCCCATGGCGGTAGAAACGAAGGCAGCCACCACGAAAAGTACAACCACCGCAAACTGCGCGGGAATGAAATCCAAAAGCAAGTAGGCTGCCGCACTTGCACTAGAACGTCCCAGGATTCCTGCGAAAATGCCGGCGCACAAAAACACCAGGATCATAAGGAAGATATTGCGGTCGCCGATGGCCCCTGCCATCACGTTCATCTTCTTGTCGAAATTCAACTTGCGATTCTGAATGCATGCTACAAAGATGGCCACCAAGAATGCTGCCACAATAGGAATGTTGTAGAAGCCCATGGGAATTTTTAACACATATTCGAATGAAATGCCCATGCCCAGGTAAAGTACCAGGAACACGGCGATGGGTAAAAGGGCCTTGGGGTTTCCCTTGATGGGGGTGTTGCTTTCGGAAACTTGATTCTTGTTCTGCATAATTATATCTGGGATTTGTTGTAAATGTCCTGCATCACAAGGCCTGCAATGGTAAAGCCGAATATGGCCACGGCGTGTGCCATGGTTCCGTTGTAGGCCACCTTGTGGAATTCCGCGGGGCTTCCGTCGTCATTGGCGACTTCGCCGAGGTTCTTTAGAAGTTCTTCGCTGTAGACGCACTTGATTTTCTTGCTGGGCTTGACCTGGTTTTTCTTGAACTTGTCGCGAAGGGACCTTGCCAACGGGCATCCCTTTACGTCCCAGAATTCTGCCACCTGGATTTTGGTAGGGTCCATCTTGAGGGCTGCACCCATGGAAGAGAATACCTTGGCCTTTGTGCGGGTGGCGGCAAGCAACAGGTGCATCTTGCAATCCAGACTGTCTATGGCGTCGATGATGTAGTCGTAATCTTCCAGGTGGAAGCTGGCGCTAGTCTCCTTGGAGTAGAGTTCCGCGCGGGCATCGATTTCTGCGTCGGGGCTGATTTCCAAAAGACGGTCACGGAGTACGTTCACCTTGACCTGGCCCACGGTCTTTGTGGTGGCCATGAGCTGGCGATTGACATTGGTGACATTCACTACGTCGCTATCGACGATTGTCAGATGCTTTATGCCGG
Encoded here:
- a CDS encoding Na+/H+ antiporter NhaC family protein, whose product is MQNKNQVSESNTPIKGNPKALLPIAVFLVLYLGMGISFEYVLKIPMGFYNIPIVAAFLVAIFVACIQNRKLNFDKKMNVMAGAIGDRNIFLMILVFLCAGIFAGILGRSSASAAAYLLLDFIPAQFAVVVLFVVAAFVSTAMGTSVGTIAVVTPIAIEVAGAAGFGIPFCVASVIGGAMFGDNLSFISDTTIAATSTQGVAMREKFKVNFGIALPAAIAAIVIIAAISFATDAHAVDAADYNLVQLIPYVLVLALALTGINVFTVLLVGIVAAAVVMVGSGELDFVGLLGHIGNGISGMYETIMVAVLVSALCGLIRIHGGFAALLDFIHKVFKGHKSGQLGVGLLVSAMDVATANNTVAIVMAAPIAKQMSDEYRISPQKTASLLDIFGCIVQGLLPYGAQMLVALSAVAAAAAAQSAEGVAGSVAQQVNVSAFDIIPYMFYPFLLLISVLAFIAISPKRKKK
- a CDS encoding tRNA threonylcarbamoyladenosine dehydratase, giving the protein MDTAIFNRTRRLVGDEILDSIFQKRVIVFGVGGVGSWCAESLVRSGIKHLTIVDSDVVNVTNVNRQLMATTKTVGQVKVNVLRDRLLEISPDAEIDARAELYSKETSASFHLEDYDYIIDAIDSLDCKMHLLLAATRTKAKVFSSMGAALKMDPTKIQVAEFWDVKGCPLARSLRDKFKKNQVKPSKKIKCVYSEELLKNLGEVANDDGSPAEFHKVAYNGTMAHAVAIFGFTIAGLVMQDIYNKSQI